From Streptomyces sp. NBC_00690, a single genomic window includes:
- a CDS encoding AraC family transcriptional regulator, producing the protein MRLWGAPTLEPDEWTAYIPSGERQVEDPWLLTTSTFTAPEPMEWERMSHPEPELLWSSTGNVTVEAAGHVWLVPPALGIWLPAGMPHRVKASADTVTYATFLNPELTHMSWRTVTGIPLSRLLREVLLHNQREPMPDEVRLRLQQVGVDLIKPVQAASLDIPLPKTPELRAVADRIIADPADDRTTEEWARELGLSGRTLMRWFQRDTGVSLTQWRILVRVRSALIDIAAGKPVVAVSRRLGYANPSTFIDLFRQVTGHTPAAYFRSMSGGEDVAPLAELPRARVS; encoded by the coding sequence ACCGCCTACATCCCGAGCGGGGAACGCCAGGTCGAAGACCCCTGGCTGCTCACCACGAGCACCTTCACCGCCCCCGAGCCGATGGAGTGGGAGCGGATGTCACACCCCGAGCCCGAACTCCTGTGGTCCAGCACGGGCAATGTGACGGTCGAGGCGGCCGGGCATGTGTGGCTCGTACCGCCGGCGTTGGGGATCTGGCTGCCGGCCGGGATGCCGCACCGGGTGAAGGCGAGCGCTGACACGGTCACGTACGCCACCTTCCTCAACCCCGAGCTGACCCATATGAGCTGGCGCACCGTCACGGGGATCCCGCTGAGCCGTCTCCTGCGCGAGGTACTGCTCCACAACCAGCGGGAGCCGATGCCCGACGAGGTCAGGCTGCGGCTCCAGCAGGTCGGCGTGGACCTGATCAAGCCGGTCCAGGCCGCCTCACTCGACATCCCCCTGCCGAAGACCCCGGAGTTGCGTGCGGTCGCGGACCGGATCATCGCCGACCCGGCCGACGACCGGACCACGGAGGAGTGGGCGAGGGAGCTCGGACTGAGCGGGCGCACCCTGATGCGCTGGTTCCAGCGGGACACCGGTGTCAGCCTCACCCAGTGGCGCATCCTGGTCCGGGTGCGGTCGGCCCTCATCGACATCGCGGCGGGCAAGCCGGTGGTGGCCGTCTCCCGCCGTCTCGGCTATGCCAATCCGAGCACCTTCATCGATCTGTTCCGCCAGGTCACAGGCCACACACCCGCCGCATACTTCCGGTCGATGAGCGGCGGGGAAGACGTGGCACCGTTAGCCGAGCTCCCCCGAGCCCGGGTGTCGTGA
- a CDS encoding ABC transporter substrate-binding protein, with translation MTPRTTRGSRPSRRRFLATAAASAAAVLIMSACSTGGTESAKTSGAETRTVTDIAGKVEVPAKPQRIVSVDFYSPATLVDLGIKPIGVVEGFDDPDPNLRPKRYHEALKKTATIGTYYELNIEAVAKQDPDMIFAETRFLQKGELERLQGIAPVVQLDASGVGAWEDRTLMIAAAVGKAEEGKQQQATFRKRADELKAKYADVLANNTIAVFAHGQDMSTWGTYPTGHFYVPAWDAVGAKFRPFTAGEHKGEPGTVSEWLSLEQIGKLSNADILIHSYGLQDFVTSLSKNTVWKNLPAVKNGFVFENTPAAVVSSFDWGTESLNQLDGVLAKIDAKVGS, from the coding sequence ATGACACCCCGCACCACCCGTGGATCCCGCCCGTCGCGACGGAGGTTCCTCGCGACGGCAGCCGCGAGCGCCGCCGCCGTGCTGATCATGAGCGCCTGCTCGACGGGCGGAACGGAATCCGCGAAAACCTCGGGCGCCGAGACCCGTACGGTCACCGACATCGCCGGCAAGGTCGAGGTCCCGGCGAAGCCGCAGCGCATCGTCTCCGTCGACTTCTACTCGCCCGCGACTCTCGTCGACCTCGGGATCAAGCCGATCGGGGTCGTCGAGGGGTTCGATGACCCCGACCCGAACCTGCGCCCCAAGCGCTACCACGAGGCGCTCAAGAAGACCGCGACCATCGGGACCTACTACGAGCTCAACATCGAGGCCGTGGCCAAGCAGGACCCCGACATGATCTTCGCTGAGACGCGGTTCCTCCAGAAGGGCGAGCTGGAGCGGCTCCAGGGCATCGCCCCCGTGGTCCAACTCGACGCATCGGGCGTCGGCGCCTGGGAGGACCGGACGCTGATGATCGCCGCGGCCGTGGGCAAGGCGGAGGAGGGTAAGCAGCAGCAGGCGACGTTCAGGAAGCGCGCCGACGAACTGAAGGCCAAGTACGCGGACGTCCTGGCCAACAACACCATCGCCGTGTTCGCGCACGGACAGGACATGTCCACCTGGGGCACCTATCCCACCGGCCACTTCTACGTCCCCGCCTGGGACGCCGTCGGCGCCAAGTTCCGCCCCTTCACCGCGGGCGAGCACAAGGGCGAACCCGGCACGGTGAGCGAGTGGCTGTCGCTCGAACAGATCGGCAAGCTGTCCAACGCGGACATCCTGATCCACTCGTACGGCCTCCAGGACTTCGTCACCTCCCTCTCCAAGAACACCGTGTGGAAGAACCTCCCGGCCGTGAAGAATGGTTTCGTCTTTGAGAACACCCCGGCCGCGGTGGTCTCCTCCTTCGACTGGGGCACCGAGAGCCTGAACCAGCTCGACGGAGTCCTCGCGAAGATCGACGCCAAGGTCGGATCGTGA